In bacterium, the genomic stretch GTATTGGCTAGCGCATGACTAACCCCCTGAAAGCATCCTACAGGCACCCCAAACTGCCTTCTCTCACTCACGAAGTCTCGTGTCATTGAGAGAACTCTTTCTCCAATCCCCAGAAGCTCTGCTGCAACAAGAAATCGAATAATAGCTTTCCACTCTTGCCCCGATATATTCTTGCATGGAAGAGCTTTCTGCTTCGGAACCGAATACCTCCCTCTCGGAAGCATCCTCTCCAGCGACTTCGTCGGTGACAGATCACTCAAATCTGTACTCTCTCGGAAAAGATATACGCTGTCTTCAAGGCAACAGAGATATCCAATGCAATCTGAACGACGAACTACACCATTCATAATCCCATCTATAAAAAACGTATCTCCATCTTTTGAAACAGATAATTGTTGTTCGGAAGGGGGAATGATTGCCACAGTTTTTAGGCCGTTCCTGAGGGCATCAACAGATCCTTCGCCCAAAAAATCTAGTAGTGCCGTATTGTGGTCCTCGTTCGAAAGGAATGAGCAAAATAATGGGCCTGTTAGTAAACTCTCAACTAAAGACTCAGGGAGGAGATACTCTCCAGTTTGACGCTGCACATTGCCCAGAAGAGAAAATGGATTATCTTCTTTCGATAATTCTTGAAAGAACTCAAAAAATCCTATTTTCCGCATCTCTTCCCAAAGCGTGCTATCAGATGTGACCTCGTCCTCAAGTCGTGC encodes the following:
- a CDS encoding acyl-CoA dehydrogenase, which translates into the protein MEQPEHIELIELVERFLKSEITTDYLYARLEDEVTSDSTLWEEMRKIGFFEFFQELSKEDNPFSLLGNVQRQTGEYLLPESLVESLLTGPLFCSFLSNEDHNTALLDFLGEGSVDALRNGLKTVAIIPPSEQQLSVSKDGDTFFIDGIMNGVVRRSDCIGYLCCLEDSVYLFRESTDLSDLSPTKSLERMLPRGRYSVPKQKALPCKNISGQEWKAIIRFLVAAELLGIGERVLSMTRDFVSERRQFGVPVGCFQGVSHALANTYLQVRELEALIFFLGKMFDRGDRQRESVALVTLSAALERIPVVVEKCIQLHGGIGFTWEFPLHLFLRRACMYQSLYRLSHEEREEICSAASIMEHSSQETRCS